One window from the genome of Mugil cephalus isolate CIBA_MC_2020 chromosome 23, CIBA_Mcephalus_1.1, whole genome shotgun sequence encodes:
- the bin1b gene encoding myc box-dependent-interacting protein 1b isoform X3: MAEIGKGVTAGKLAINVQKRLTRAQEKVLQKLGKADETRDVAFEEMVANFNKQMAEGTKLQKDLKAYLTAVKTMHDASRRLQDCLADMYDPEWFGKEEMDSLVEDTDTLWLDYHQNITDKSLVTMDTYLTQFPDIKARIAKRDRKMVDFDSARHHFASLQKGKKKDEAKIAKAEEELGRAQKIFEELNVELQDELPGLWDSRVGVYVNTFQSLAGHQEKFHKEMSKLSQNLNDIMTKLEEQRELKKDPTAASKPGDRAKSEEANHSDSASSAPKVVQKPGPPPSRPPPRLTPSPDLRQQQQQQQQQQQEVVPLEDDTNTDSATATTTTTPPPQAPSWDSWREQADTEHSAQYEEEQYPEEAQGGWDYNTPQGYTSPSWEDDGGYAEPSWDDDGAKVVQSGSWGDGDDEEGQSAVTNGSDGDLPPGFLYKVKAIHEYAATDGDELELKTGDMVLVLAFDNPDEQDDGWLLGVQESHWLQKKDISAKGVFPENFTQKV; the protein is encoded by the exons ATGGCCGAGATAGGGAAAGGGGTCACCGCCGGGAAACTGGCCATCAACGTCCAGAAGAGACTGACCAGAGCTCAGGAGAAG GTGCTGCAGAAGCTCGGCAAAGCGGACGAGACCCGAGACGTCGCCTTCGAGGAGATGGTGGCCAACTTCAACAAGCAGATG GCAGAAGGCACCAAACTGCAGAAAGACCTGAAAGCCTACCTGACAGCTGTGAAAA CGATGCACGACGCGTCGCGGCGGCTGCAGGACTGTCTGGCCGACATGTACGACCCCGAGTGGTTCGGTAAAGAGGAGATGGACTCGCTGGTGGAG gACACAGACACTCTGTGGTTGGACTACCACCAGAACATCACCGACAAATCTCTGGTCACCATGGACACGTACCTGACTCAGTTCCCTGACATCAAG GCTCGTATAGCGAAGCGGGACAGGAAGATGGTGGACTTTGACAGCGCCCGGCATCACTTCGCCTCCTtacagaaaggaaagaagaaggacgAGGCCAAGATCGCCAAG gcggaggaggagctgggCCGAGCTCAGAAGATCTTCGAGGAGCTGAACGTGGAGTTGCAAGACGAGCTTCCAGGACTGTGGGACAG tcgtGTTGGCGTCTATGTTAACACATTCCAGAGCCTGGCAGGTCATCAGGAGAAGTTCCACAAAGAAATGAGCAAG ctcaGCCAAAACCTGAACGACATCATGACCAAACTGGAAGAGCAGCGGGAGCTCAA AAAAGACCCCACGGCCGCCTCCAAACCAGGAGACCGTGCTAAGAG tgaggAAGccaaccacagtgactctgccAGCTCAGCaccaaag gtggtgcagAAACCCGGTCCCCCTCCCAGCCGACCCCCTCCCAGACTAACGCCGTCCCCGGACctgagacagcagcagcagcagcagcagcagcagcagcaggaggtcGTCCCTCTAGAGGACGACACTAACACAGACtccgccaccgccaccaccacaacaacaccaccaccgcAG GCGCCATCTTGGGACTCGTGG CGAGAACAGGCCGACACAGAGCATTCAGCTCAGTACGAGGAGGAGCAGTACCCAGAGGAGGCCCAGGGTGGCTGGGATTACAACACTCCTCAGGGCTACACCAGTCCGAGCTGGGAGGACGACGGAGGCTACGCCGAGCCCAGCTGGGACGACGACGGCGCCAAGGTGGTACAGAGTGGGAGCTGGggagatggtgatgatgaagaaggaCAG AGTGCGGTGACCAACGGCTCCGATGGCGACCTCCCCCCCGGGTTCCTCTACAAG GTGAAGGCGATACACGAGTACGCCGCCACTGACGGCGATGAGCTGGAGCTGAAGACCGGAGACATGGTGCTGGTTTTGGCATTCGACAACCCAGACGAGCAG gacgACGGCTGGCTCCTGGGCGTGCAGGAGTCTCACTGGTTGCAGAAGAAAGATATTTCAGCCAAAGGTGTTTTCCCTGAGAACTTTACCCAGAAGGTTTGA
- the bin1b gene encoding myc box-dependent-interacting protein 1b isoform X4 yields MAEIGKGVTAGKLAINVQKRLTRAQEKVLQKLGKADETRDVAFEEMVANFNKQMAEGTKLQKDLKAYLTAVKTMHDASRRLQDCLADMYDPEWFGKEEMDSLVEDTDTLWLDYHQNITDKSLVTMDTYLTQFPDIKARIAKRDRKMVDFDSARHHFASLQKGKKKDEAKIAKPAALLEMAAPSWAQGLISAHQVAQTNLSYNQAEEELGRAQKIFEELNVELQDELPGLWDSRVGVYVNTFQSLAGHQEKFHKEMSKLSQNLNDIMTKLEEQRELKKDPTAASKPGDRAKSEEANHSDSASSAPKSAVTNGSDGDLPPGFLYKVKAIHEYAATDGDELELKTGDMVLVLAFDNPDEQDDGWLLGVQESHWLQKKDISAKGVFPENFTQKV; encoded by the exons ATGGCCGAGATAGGGAAAGGGGTCACCGCCGGGAAACTGGCCATCAACGTCCAGAAGAGACTGACCAGAGCTCAGGAGAAG GTGCTGCAGAAGCTCGGCAAAGCGGACGAGACCCGAGACGTCGCCTTCGAGGAGATGGTGGCCAACTTCAACAAGCAGATG GCAGAAGGCACCAAACTGCAGAAAGACCTGAAAGCCTACCTGACAGCTGTGAAAA CGATGCACGACGCGTCGCGGCGGCTGCAGGACTGTCTGGCCGACATGTACGACCCCGAGTGGTTCGGTAAAGAGGAGATGGACTCGCTGGTGGAG gACACAGACACTCTGTGGTTGGACTACCACCAGAACATCACCGACAAATCTCTGGTCACCATGGACACGTACCTGACTCAGTTCCCTGACATCAAG GCTCGTATAGCGAAGCGGGACAGGAAGATGGTGGACTTTGACAGCGCCCGGCATCACTTCGCCTCCTtacagaaaggaaagaagaaggacgAGGCCAAGATCGCCAAG CCAGCAGCCCTGTTGGAGATGGCGGCTCCCAGCTGGGCTCAGGGTTTGATATCAGCCCACCAGGTGGCTCAGACTAACCTCTCCTACAACCAG gcggaggaggagctgggCCGAGCTCAGAAGATCTTCGAGGAGCTGAACGTGGAGTTGCAAGACGAGCTTCCAGGACTGTGGGACAG tcgtGTTGGCGTCTATGTTAACACATTCCAGAGCCTGGCAGGTCATCAGGAGAAGTTCCACAAAGAAATGAGCAAG ctcaGCCAAAACCTGAACGACATCATGACCAAACTGGAAGAGCAGCGGGAGCTCAA AAAAGACCCCACGGCCGCCTCCAAACCAGGAGACCGTGCTAAGAG tgaggAAGccaaccacagtgactctgccAGCTCAGCaccaaag AGTGCGGTGACCAACGGCTCCGATGGCGACCTCCCCCCCGGGTTCCTCTACAAG GTGAAGGCGATACACGAGTACGCCGCCACTGACGGCGATGAGCTGGAGCTGAAGACCGGAGACATGGTGCTGGTTTTGGCATTCGACAACCCAGACGAGCAG gacgACGGCTGGCTCCTGGGCGTGCAGGAGTCTCACTGGTTGCAGAAGAAAGATATTTCAGCCAAAGGTGTTTTCCCTGAGAACTTTACCCAGAAGGTTTGA
- the bin1b gene encoding myc box-dependent-interacting protein 1b isoform X1, whose translation MAEIGKGVTAGKLAINVQKRLTRAQEKVLQKLGKADETRDVAFEEMVANFNKQMAEGTKLQKDLKAYLTAVKTMHDASRRLQDCLADMYDPEWFGKEEMDSLVEDTDTLWLDYHQNITDKSLVTMDTYLTQFPDIKARIAKRDRKMVDFDSARHHFASLQKGKKKDEAKIAKPAALLEMAAPSWAQGLISAHQVAQTNLSYNQAEEELGRAQKIFEELNVELQDELPGLWDSRVGVYVNTFQSLAGHQEKFHKEMSKLSQNLNDIMTKLEEQRELKKDPTAASKPGDRAKSEEANHSDSASSAPKVVQKPGPPPSRPPPRLTPSPDLRQQQQQQQQQQQEVVPLEDDTNTDSATATTTTTPPPQAPSWDSWREQADTEHSAQYEEEQYPEEAQGGWDYNTPQGYTSPSWEDDGGYAEPSWDDDGAKVVQSGSWGDGDDEEGQSAVTNGSDGDLPPGFLYKVKAIHEYAATDGDELELKTGDMVLVLAFDNPDEQDDGWLLGVQESHWLQKKDISAKGVFPENFTQKV comes from the exons ATGGCCGAGATAGGGAAAGGGGTCACCGCCGGGAAACTGGCCATCAACGTCCAGAAGAGACTGACCAGAGCTCAGGAGAAG GTGCTGCAGAAGCTCGGCAAAGCGGACGAGACCCGAGACGTCGCCTTCGAGGAGATGGTGGCCAACTTCAACAAGCAGATG GCAGAAGGCACCAAACTGCAGAAAGACCTGAAAGCCTACCTGACAGCTGTGAAAA CGATGCACGACGCGTCGCGGCGGCTGCAGGACTGTCTGGCCGACATGTACGACCCCGAGTGGTTCGGTAAAGAGGAGATGGACTCGCTGGTGGAG gACACAGACACTCTGTGGTTGGACTACCACCAGAACATCACCGACAAATCTCTGGTCACCATGGACACGTACCTGACTCAGTTCCCTGACATCAAG GCTCGTATAGCGAAGCGGGACAGGAAGATGGTGGACTTTGACAGCGCCCGGCATCACTTCGCCTCCTtacagaaaggaaagaagaaggacgAGGCCAAGATCGCCAAG CCAGCAGCCCTGTTGGAGATGGCGGCTCCCAGCTGGGCTCAGGGTTTGATATCAGCCCACCAGGTGGCTCAGACTAACCTCTCCTACAACCAG gcggaggaggagctgggCCGAGCTCAGAAGATCTTCGAGGAGCTGAACGTGGAGTTGCAAGACGAGCTTCCAGGACTGTGGGACAG tcgtGTTGGCGTCTATGTTAACACATTCCAGAGCCTGGCAGGTCATCAGGAGAAGTTCCACAAAGAAATGAGCAAG ctcaGCCAAAACCTGAACGACATCATGACCAAACTGGAAGAGCAGCGGGAGCTCAA AAAAGACCCCACGGCCGCCTCCAAACCAGGAGACCGTGCTAAGAG tgaggAAGccaaccacagtgactctgccAGCTCAGCaccaaag gtggtgcagAAACCCGGTCCCCCTCCCAGCCGACCCCCTCCCAGACTAACGCCGTCCCCGGACctgagacagcagcagcagcagcagcagcagcagcagcaggaggtcGTCCCTCTAGAGGACGACACTAACACAGACtccgccaccgccaccaccacaacaacaccaccaccgcAG GCGCCATCTTGGGACTCGTGG CGAGAACAGGCCGACACAGAGCATTCAGCTCAGTACGAGGAGGAGCAGTACCCAGAGGAGGCCCAGGGTGGCTGGGATTACAACACTCCTCAGGGCTACACCAGTCCGAGCTGGGAGGACGACGGAGGCTACGCCGAGCCCAGCTGGGACGACGACGGCGCCAAGGTGGTACAGAGTGGGAGCTGGggagatggtgatgatgaagaaggaCAG AGTGCGGTGACCAACGGCTCCGATGGCGACCTCCCCCCCGGGTTCCTCTACAAG GTGAAGGCGATACACGAGTACGCCGCCACTGACGGCGATGAGCTGGAGCTGAAGACCGGAGACATGGTGCTGGTTTTGGCATTCGACAACCCAGACGAGCAG gacgACGGCTGGCTCCTGGGCGTGCAGGAGTCTCACTGGTTGCAGAAGAAAGATATTTCAGCCAAAGGTGTTTTCCCTGAGAACTTTACCCAGAAGGTTTGA
- the bin1b gene encoding myc box-dependent-interacting protein 1b isoform X2: MAEIGKGVTAGKLAINVQKRLTRAQEKVLQKLGKADETRDVAFEEMVANFNKQMAEGTKLQKDLKAYLTAVKTMHDASRRLQDCLADMYDPEWFGKEEMDSLVEDTDTLWLDYHQNITDKSLVTMDTYLTQFPDIKARIAKRDRKMVDFDSARHHFASLQKGKKKDEAKIAKPAALLEMAAPSWAQGLISAHQVAQTNLSYNQAEEELGRAQKIFEELNVELQDELPGLWDSRVGVYVNTFQSLAGHQEKFHKEMSKLSQNLNDIMTKLEEQRELNEEANHSDSASSAPKVVQKPGPPPSRPPPRLTPSPDLRQQQQQQQQQQQEVVPLEDDTNTDSATATTTTTPPPQAPSWDSWREQADTEHSAQYEEEQYPEEAQGGWDYNTPQGYTSPSWEDDGGYAEPSWDDDGAKVVQSGSWGDGDDEEGQSAVTNGSDGDLPPGFLYKVKAIHEYAATDGDELELKTGDMVLVLAFDNPDEQDDGWLLGVQESHWLQKKDISAKGVFPENFTQKV; this comes from the exons ATGGCCGAGATAGGGAAAGGGGTCACCGCCGGGAAACTGGCCATCAACGTCCAGAAGAGACTGACCAGAGCTCAGGAGAAG GTGCTGCAGAAGCTCGGCAAAGCGGACGAGACCCGAGACGTCGCCTTCGAGGAGATGGTGGCCAACTTCAACAAGCAGATG GCAGAAGGCACCAAACTGCAGAAAGACCTGAAAGCCTACCTGACAGCTGTGAAAA CGATGCACGACGCGTCGCGGCGGCTGCAGGACTGTCTGGCCGACATGTACGACCCCGAGTGGTTCGGTAAAGAGGAGATGGACTCGCTGGTGGAG gACACAGACACTCTGTGGTTGGACTACCACCAGAACATCACCGACAAATCTCTGGTCACCATGGACACGTACCTGACTCAGTTCCCTGACATCAAG GCTCGTATAGCGAAGCGGGACAGGAAGATGGTGGACTTTGACAGCGCCCGGCATCACTTCGCCTCCTtacagaaaggaaagaagaaggacgAGGCCAAGATCGCCAAG CCAGCAGCCCTGTTGGAGATGGCGGCTCCCAGCTGGGCTCAGGGTTTGATATCAGCCCACCAGGTGGCTCAGACTAACCTCTCCTACAACCAG gcggaggaggagctgggCCGAGCTCAGAAGATCTTCGAGGAGCTGAACGTGGAGTTGCAAGACGAGCTTCCAGGACTGTGGGACAG tcgtGTTGGCGTCTATGTTAACACATTCCAGAGCCTGGCAGGTCATCAGGAGAAGTTCCACAAAGAAATGAGCAAG ctcaGCCAAAACCTGAACGACATCATGACCAAACTGGAAGAGCAGCGGGAGCTCAA tgaggAAGccaaccacagtgactctgccAGCTCAGCaccaaag gtggtgcagAAACCCGGTCCCCCTCCCAGCCGACCCCCTCCCAGACTAACGCCGTCCCCGGACctgagacagcagcagcagcagcagcagcagcagcagcaggaggtcGTCCCTCTAGAGGACGACACTAACACAGACtccgccaccgccaccaccacaacaacaccaccaccgcAG GCGCCATCTTGGGACTCGTGG CGAGAACAGGCCGACACAGAGCATTCAGCTCAGTACGAGGAGGAGCAGTACCCAGAGGAGGCCCAGGGTGGCTGGGATTACAACACTCCTCAGGGCTACACCAGTCCGAGCTGGGAGGACGACGGAGGCTACGCCGAGCCCAGCTGGGACGACGACGGCGCCAAGGTGGTACAGAGTGGGAGCTGGggagatggtgatgatgaagaaggaCAG AGTGCGGTGACCAACGGCTCCGATGGCGACCTCCCCCCCGGGTTCCTCTACAAG GTGAAGGCGATACACGAGTACGCCGCCACTGACGGCGATGAGCTGGAGCTGAAGACCGGAGACATGGTGCTGGTTTTGGCATTCGACAACCCAGACGAGCAG gacgACGGCTGGCTCCTGGGCGTGCAGGAGTCTCACTGGTTGCAGAAGAAAGATATTTCAGCCAAAGGTGTTTTCCCTGAGAACTTTACCCAGAAGGTTTGA
- the LOC125000663 gene encoding tubulin alpha chain-like produces MRECISMHVGQAGAQMGNACWELYCLEHGIQPDGQMPSDKTIGGGDDSFNTFFSETGAGKHVPRAIFVDLEPTVIDEVRTGTYRQLFHPEQLITGKEDAANNYARGHYTVGKEIIDLVLDRTRKLADQCTGLQGFLIFHSFGGGTGSGFTSLLMERLSVDYGKKSKLEFAVYPAPQVSTAVVEPYNSILTTHTTLEHSDCAFMVDNEAIYDICRRNLDIERPTYTNLNRLIGQIVSSITASLRFDGALNVDLTEFQTNLVPYPRIHFPLATYAPVISAEKAYHEQLSVADITNACFEPANQMVKCDPRHGKYMACCLLYRGDVVPKDVNSAIATIKTKRTIQFVDWCPTGFKVGINYQPPTVVPGGDLAKVQRAVCMLSNTTAIAEAWARLDHKFDLMYAKRAFVHWYVGEGMEEGEFSEAREDMAALEKDYEEVGTDSVGEEDEGEEY; encoded by the exons ATG CGTGAGTGTATTTCTATGCACGTTGGCCAGGCTGGCGCCCAGATGGGCAATGCATGCTGGGAGCTCTACTGTCTGGAGCATGGAATCCAGCCAGATGGTCAGATGCCCAGCGACAAGACCATCGGAGGAGGAGACGACTCATTCAACACCTTCTTCAGTGAGACAGGAGCTGGAAAACATGTCCCCAGAGCCATCTTTGTGGACCTGGAGCCAACTGTCATTG ATGAGGTTCGTACAGGAACCTACCGCCAGCTCTTCCACCCTGAGCAGCTCATCACTGGAAAGGAAGATGCAGCCAACAACTATGCCCGTGGTCACTACACAGTTGGCAAGGAGATCATTGATCTGGTTCTTGACAGGACTCGTAAACTG GCTGACCAGTGCACAGGGCTCCAGGGTTTCCTCATCTTCCACTCCTTTGGAGGAGGAACTGGGTCTGGCTTCACCTCTCTGCTCATGGAGCGTCTCTCTGTTGATTACGGCAAGAAGTCCAAGCTGGAGTTTGCCGTCTATCCAGCTCCTCAGGTGTCCACAGCCGTGGTGGAGCCCTACAACTCCATCCTGACCACCCACACCACCCTGGAGCACTCTGACTGCGCCTTCATGGTGGACAACGAAGCCATCTACGACATCTGCCGCAGAAACCTGGACATCGAGCGCCCCACCTACACCAACCTCAACAGGCTGATTGGACAGATCGTGTCCTCCATCACCGCCTCCCTGCGCTTCGACGGAGCCTTGAACGTAGACCTGACGGAGTTCCAGACCAACCTGGTGCCCTACCCTCGTATCCACTTCCCTCTGGCCACCTACGCCCCAGTTATCTCTGCAGAGAAAGCTTATCACGAGCAGCTATCAGTAGCAGACATCACCAACGCCTGCTTCGAGCCAGCCAATCAGATGGTGAAATGTGACCCTCGTCACGGCAAGTACATGGCCTGCTGTCTGTTGTACCGAGGTGATGTGGTGCCCAAGGACGTCAACTCTGCCATCGCCACCATCAAAACCAAGCGCACCATCCAGTTTGTGGACTGGTGTCCTACAGGCTTCAAGGTGGGCATCAACTACCAGCCCCCCACTGTGGTTCCTGGAGGAGACCTGGCCAAGGTGCAGAGGGCCGTGTGCATGCTGAGCAACACCACCGCCATCGCTGAGGCCTGGGCTCGACTGGACCACAAGTTTGACCTGATGTACGCCAAGAGGGCCTTCGTCCACTGGTACGTCGGAGAGGGCATGGAGGAGGGAGAGTTCTCAGAGGCCAGAGAGGACATGGCTGCCCTGGAGAAGGATTATGAAGAGGTGGGAACCGACAGtgtgggagaggaggatgaaggagaggaaTACTAG
- the LOC125000661 gene encoding tubulin alpha-1A chain-like, with protein MRECISVHVGQAGAQIGNACWELYCLEHGIQPDGQMPSDKTIGGGDDSFNTFFSETGAGKHVPRAVFVDLEPTVIDEVRTGTYRQLFHPEQLITGKEDAANNYARGHYTIGKEIIDLVLDRTRKLADQCTGLQGFLIFHSFGGGTGSGFTSLLMERLSVDYGKKSKLEFAIYPAPQVSTAVVEPYNSILTTHTTLEHSDCAFMVDNEAIYDICRRNLDIERPTYTNLNRLIGQIVSSITASLRFDGALNVDLTEFQTNLVPYPRIHFPLATYAPVISAEKAYHEQLSVAEITNACFEPANQMVKCDPRHGKYMACCLLFRGDVVPKDVNSAIATIKTKRTIQFVDWCPTGFKVGINYQPPTVVPGGDLAKVQRAVCMLSNTTAIAEAWARLDHKFDLMYAKRAFVHWYVGEGMEEGEFSEAREDMAALEKDYEEVGTDSIGDEGEEEGEEY; from the exons ATG CGTGAGTGTATCTCTGTGCACGTTGGCCAGGCCGGAGCCCAGATAGGCAATGCATGCTGGGAGCTCTACTGTCTGGAGCATGGAATCCAGCCAGATGGTCAGATGCCCAGCGACAAGACCATTGGAGGAGGAGACGACTCCTTCAACACCTTCTTCAGTGAGACAGGAGCTGGAAAACATGTCCCCAGAGCCGTCTTTGTGGACCTGGAGCCAACTGTCATTG ATGAGGTTCGTACAGGAACCTACCGCCAGCTCTTCCACCCTGAGCAGCTCATCACTGGAAAGGAAGATGCAGCCAACAACTACGCCCGCGGTCACTACACCATCGGGAAGGAGATCATCGACCTGGTTCTTGACAGGACTCGTAAACTG GCTGACCAGTGCACAGGGCTCCAGGGTTTCCTCATCTTCCACTCCTTTGGAGGAGGAACTGGGTCTGGCTTCACCTCTCTGCTCATGGAGCGTCTCTCTGTAGATTACGGCAAGAAGTCCAAGCTGGAGTTTGCCATCTATCCAGCTCCTCAGGTGTCCACAGCTGTGGTGGAGCCCTACAACTCCATCCTGACCACCCACACCACCCTGGAGCACTCTGACTGCGCCTTCATGGTGGACAACGAAGCCATCTACGACATCTGCCGCAGAAACCTGGACATCGAGCGCCCCACCTACACCAACCTCAACAGGCTGATTGGACAGATCGTGTCCTCCATCACCGCCTCCCTGCGCTTCGACGGAGCCTTGAACGTAGACCTGACGGAGTTCCAGACCAACCTGGTGCCCTACCCTCGTATCCACTTCCCTCTGGCCACCTACGCCCCAGTTATCTCTGCAGAGAAGGCTTATCATGAGCAGCTATCAGTAGCAGAAATCACCAACGCCTGCTTCGAGCCAGCCAATCAGATGGTGAAATGTGACCCTCGTCACGGCAAGTACATGGCCTGCTGTCTGCTATTTCGAGGTGATGTGGTGCCCAAAGACGTCAACTCTGCCATCGCCACCATCAAAACCAAGCGCACCATCCAGTTTGTGGACTGGTGTCCTACAGGCTTCAAGGTGGGCATCAACTACCAGCCCCCCACTGTGGTTCCTGGAGGAGACCTGGCCAAGGTGCAGAGGGCCGTGTGCATGCTGAGCAACACCACCGCCATCGCTGAGGCCTGGGCTCGACTGGACCACAAGTTTGACCTGATGTACGCCAAGAGGGCCTTCGTCCACTGGTACGTCGGAGAGGGCATGGAGGAGGGAGAGTTCTCAGAGGCCAGAGAGGACATGGCTGCCCTGGAGAAGGATTATGAAGAGGTGGGAACTGACAGCATTGGGGacgaaggagaggaagaaggggaggaaTATTAA
- the si:ch211-114n24.6 gene encoding tubulin alpha-1A chain, whose protein sequence is MRECLSIHVGQAGVQMGNACWELYCLEHGIQPDGQMPSDKTIGGGDDSFNTFFSETGAGKHVPRAVFVDLEPTVIDEVRTGTYRQLFHPEQLITGKEDAANNYARGHYTIGKEIIDLVLDRTRKLADQCTGLQGFLIFHSFGGGTGSGFTSLLMERLSVDYGKKSKLEFAVYPAPQVSTAVVEPYNSILTTHTTLEHSDCAFMVDNEAIYDICRRNLDIERPTYTNLNRLIGQIVSSITASLRFDGALNVDLTEFQTNLVPYPRIHFPLATYAPVISAEKAYHEQLSVAEITNACFEPANQMVKCDPRHGKYMACCLLYRGDVVPKEVNAAIATIKTKRTIQFVDWCPTGFKVGINYQPPTVVPGGDLAKVQRAVCMLSNTTAIAEAWARLDHKFDLMYAKRAFVHWYVGEGMEEGEFSEAREDMAALEKDYEEVGTDSIGDEGEEEGEEY, encoded by the exons ATG AGGGAATGCCTCTCCATTCACGTTGGCCAGGCCGGAGTCCAGATGGGCAATGCATGCTGGGAGCTCTACTGTCTGGAGCATGGAATCCAGCCGGACGGTCAGATGCCCAGCGACAAGACCATTGGAGGAGGAGACGACTCCTTCAACACCTTCTTCAGTGAGACAGGAGCTGGAAAACATGTCCCCAGAGCCGTTTTTGTGGACCTGGAGCCAACTGTCATTG ATGAGGTTCGTACAGGAACCTACCGCCAGCTCTTCCACCCTGAGCAGCTCATCACTGGAAAGGAAGATGCAGCCAACAACTACGCCCGCGGTCACTACACCATCGGGAAGGAGATCATTGATCTGGTTCTTGACAGGACTCGTAAACTG GCTGACCAGTGCACAGGGCTCCAGGGTTTCCTCATCTTCCACTCCTTTGGAGGAGGAACTGGGTCTGGCTTCACCTCTCTGCTCATGGAGCGTCTCTCTGTTGATTATGGCAAGAAGTCCAAGCTGGAGTTTGCCGTCTATCCAGCTCCTCAGGTGTCCACAGCTGTGGTGGAGCCCTACAACTCCATCCTGACCACCCACACCACCCTGGAGCACTCTGACTGCGCCTTCATGGTGGACAACGAGGCCATCTACGACATCTGCCGCAGGAACCTGGACATCGAGCGCCCCACCTACACCAACCTCAACAGGCTGATTGGACAGATCGTGTCCTCCATCACCGCCTCCCTGCGCTTTGACGGAGCCTTGAACGTAGACCTGACGGAGTTCCAGACCAACCTGGTGCCCTACCCTCGTATCCACTTCCCTCTGGCCACCTACGCCCCAGTTATCTCTGCAGAGAAGGCTTATCATGAGCAGTTATCAGTAGCAGAAATCACCAACGCCTGCTTCGAGCCAGCCAATCAGATGGTGAAATGTGACCCTCGTCACGGCAAGTACATGGCCTGCTGTCTGCTGTACCGAGGTGATGTGGTGCCCAAGGAGGTGAACGCTGCCATCGCCACCATAAAAACCAAGCGCACCATCCAGTTTGTGGACTGGTGTCCTACAGGCTTCAAGGTGGGCATCAACTACCAGCCCCCCACTGTGGTTCCTGGGGGAGACCTGGCCAAGGTGCAGAGGGCCGTGTGCATGCTGAGCAACACCACCGCCATCGCTGAGGCCTGGGCTCGACTGGACCACAAGTTTGACCTGATGTACGCCAAGAGGGCCTTCGTCCACTGGTACGTCGGAGAGGGCATGGAGGAGGGAGAGTTCTCAGAGGCCAGAGAGGACATGGCTGCCCTGGAGAAGGATTATGAAGAAGTGGGAACTGACAGCATTGGGGacgaaggagaggaagaaggggaggaaTATTAA